In Haloarcula rubripromontorii, the sequence GGCGGTGATGTCGAGGCGTTTGGAGCGGATCTGAACCGTGAGGGCGTTGATACTGTCCACACCGTCGACATCGGTGAGGAGTTCAACCACGACGTGTACACGCAGGTCGTCACCCAGCTGGCCACGGAGCTGGATCCGACTGTCCTCCTGATGCCGAACAGCGTCAACGGCCTCGATTACGCGCCGGCAGTCGCCAACCGACTGGACCGACCGCTCGTGACCGACGTGGTCGACATCGACGCTGAAGACGGCCTCACTGCGACCAGAGAGCTATACGGCTCGAAAACCGAGACGACAATCGACGTGCACGCCGAGCAGGCGGCCGTGACCATCCGCCCGGCCGAGTGGCCGACAATCGAAACGGACGGTGACGCCGCAATCGAGGCATTCGACGCGACAGTCGATGAGAGTGCCGTCAAGTCCACCGTGAAGGGCTTTGAAGAGGTCGGCGGCGGCGACATCGACATTACTGACGCCGACGTGCTGGTGTCCGTCGGCCGCGGGATTGAGGAAGAGGAGAACCTGGATATTATCCACGACCTCGCCGAGGCACTGGACGCGACGGTGTCGGGTTCGCGGCCGCTCATCGACAACGGTTGGCTGGAGAAAGACCGTCAGGTCGGTCAGAGCGGGAAAGTCGTTACCCCGGACGTGTACATCGCCATCGGCATTTCCGGGGCCGTCCAGCACGTCGCCGGGATGAAGGGGTCGGATACGATTGTCGCCATCAACACCGACCCGAACGCGCCGATCTTCGACATTGCCGACTACGGCATTCAGGACGATCTGTTCGAGGTCGTCCCAGCACTCACCGAACAGTTCCAGTAGCCGCGAGGCACCGAGTCGCGGGTGACAAGGTACTTTTTATGGTAGTCCTAAGAGGGCGGTAATGGAGTATCTCGAGCGCCGGCGGGACCGGGTTGAGGAGCGCCTAGAGGCGGTTCTCGACAGTGTGGAGCCGGACGAACTCGCGGATGAAGTGCGTCACGTGGCGCTTTCCGGCGGAAAGCGGGTGCGGCCGACGGTGACAGTGCTGGTGTGTGAGGCGCTGGGTGGAGAGCCAGCCGATGCCGTCGATTTCGCGGTCGGCATCGAACTCGT encodes:
- a CDS encoding electron transfer flavoprotein subunit alpha/FixB family protein, producing MSVLAIAEHRRGELRPVSIEQLAAGRDLADELGGELHTAVIGGDVEAFGADLNREGVDTVHTVDIGEEFNHDVYTQVVTQLATELDPTVLLMPNSVNGLDYAPAVANRLDRPLVTDVVDIDAEDGLTATRELYGSKTETTIDVHAEQAAVTIRPAEWPTIETDGDAAIEAFDATVDESAVKSTVKGFEEVGGGDIDITDADVLVSVGRGIEEEENLDIIHDLAEALDATVSGSRPLIDNGWLEKDRQVGQSGKVVTPDVYIAIGISGAVQHVAGMKGSDTIVAINTDPNAPIFDIADYGIQDDLFEVVPALTEQFQ